In the genome of Acaryochloris sp. CCMEE 5410, the window TTCTTCTGCTCCAGTAATTGATGAAGTCGTTGCCCTGAGTATCCAGCCTGTTGTGGTTTCCCACACAGGTGTAAAAGGAACTTGTGATAACGCGCGTAATCTCACTGATCAACAGGTTAAGGCAATTGCAAAGACAGGGGGAGTGATTGGAATTGGATATTGGCCAGCCGCAATTTGCGGAAATGATGCTGCATCTATTGCCAAGGCAATACGTTATGTTGTTGACCTAGTCGGAGTAGATTATGTTGGTTTGGGGTCTGACTTTGATGGAGCAGTTCGCTCCCCCTTTGATGTTACAGGTTTGCCTTTAATTACTGAGGCATTGCTGGCAGAGGGATTTAACACTGAGGAAATGAGTAAAATTATGGGACTCAACCTATTGCGAGTCCTTGAACTCGTTTTACCTGAGTGAGCATGAAGCATTTGCCAAGTGAATAACGACTATCAAATCTGCAATAAGCGAGGCATCTTAATGCTAATTAATAAATTATTTTTACCCCTTTGAGTTAATTCAATCGACATATATCACCATTAAAGAAAAATCATATTAAACAATTAATGAATAGTCACAAATAATAATCAGCAAGTGTTTTCTAGTTATCTCTGGTCAACTGGAAAACGATCGCAGATTGTATCTAAAGCTACAAAAAATCGACACCAAGCAGTATTCACACGATTCAGAAGGGGTGGATGGGACTGGCTCCTTGGGCAGGAAAGGGAACGGCCCAAATATACTAGGATGCCTTGAACCTGCTTCAATTATTTTCATTCTTCGAAGCCTTAAAAATACGTAGGATTACGGAAGATTTTGGGCATCATAGGGCGGTATAAGAGAGATAACGAAGGACTTATCTTCTCCGTATTAGTTCGGAAGGATAGTGATTTTTTGCCCAGAAGAACGTCTATTTTTTTGACAAGGGGGCCCCTAAAAAATGCAAGCTGCTCATCTCAGTATTCTAATGATCGATGATGACGAGCAGGATGTAGAAATTGTTCGGGAATTGCTGAGTATCAGCCATGATTTCCCTGTAGATCTTTTACACTGTTCCGATCTAGTGAGTGGGTTTGAGTTATTAGAGTCTGAGATTGAGATTGATCTTGTTCTATTGGATTTGTGTATTGCAGGAACTGTAGGACTTGATTTATTCCGCCAAGTCAATCAAGCGTTTCCTTTAACACCCGTAATTATATTGAGTGGCAATTCAGATGAAGCAGTCGCGCTGAAGGCGATGCAAGAAGGTGCCCAAGACTATTTAGTGAAAGGACGATTTACAAGTAGTCATTTACGTCGTTCTATTCAGTATGCCGTTGAACGCCAAAGCTTATTATTGGAACTAGATGCAAAAAATCGAACTCTGCAATCTCTGTCTGAACAGCTTGAACTTGCCAATCAGCAGTTGGAAGAACTGGTAACGATAGATGGTTTAACTCAAGTCAACAATCGTCGTTGCTTTGATGAGACCTTTTTATCGGAATGGAATAGATTGTGCCGAGAGAATCATCCCTTATCCTTGATTATGTGCGATGTCGATCACTTCAAGGCCTTTAACGATACCTATGGTCACCAGGCTGGAGATGTTTGTCTACGGCAAGTTGCCCAAGCCATAGCTAAAGTAGCCAAACGACCTGCCGATTGTGTTGCTCGCTATGGAGGGGAAGAGTTTGCCATTATCTTACCGAATACCGATTTAGATGGGGCAATCCAAGTTGCTGAGACAATCCGCAGTACGATTCAGGAGCTTGCGATTCCTCACCAACACTCTTCGACAGGAAATAACGTTACTGCAAGCTTAGGGGTTGCCAGTCAGGTCCCTGATGAGAATGTGGCCCCCTCAATTTTGATCGAAGCGGCAGATCGAGCTTTGTATGTGGCTAAGCAACAGGGGCGCGATCGCGTCCAGACTCATCAAAAAGATTGTGCTTCTTTGGAGTCTCGACGAACATTGGAATTAGTCGGACGTTTACAGCAAGCCCTCCATCAGCAAAAAGCAAAGCGGCGGGGTAAGCTACGTTTGAGACCTGGAGCACTGTTTACATCCCAATAGCTCCAGCTCTAGTGGAAGACATTGCTTATTCGAGAACGTACCAAACCAATAGGTAAAGACTTATTTCCCACCTTCAGGGTGGGAGTGTTTTCTCTGAACCGATCATTCTCGATTTAGCCCCTTCAGCTAAACAGATGCAAAGATATTTCTTCAAGAAAGTTCACTAATTCTTCTTAACAAGATAACAATTTATTTATGTGAGACTCAGTAGGACAAAACCTTTGTGTCAATTCATTTACAAAGTTTTGATTCAGTCCCGTTCAAGGGCAAATTATTTTTAGATATAAAGAACAAAAGACTTTCTCTTACGTCTGGAAATAGTACTGGTATCTGTAGACTTGTGAAGTGATATTTAGCTTTTTAATCTGCAGTTTTCCTCTGTGATGTTTCTCCTTTAGCTATCTAGATGCCATGCATCACTCTAGATCAGCTTCTTCTATCAATTCTTTCAAAGAACATCTGGATTGGTGAACGCCTCGTGCAACAAGGAATGAGTGATCAAGCTCCTCAGCAACGTCCCCCTTCAATTTCACAACGTAATTTCGGTAATCAGAGGCCCCTGGTCTCTTTTCTCACCAGGATGCACCAGTCCCCCTATCTATGGATGACTTCAGGGTTGGGACTCATATTAGTGCTATTAGCGATTTTCCATCCCTATAGCCCTTTTAAAACTCACTTGACCGGCACAATGGGGGGCGCAGATATTGCTAAGGATGATCCCCCTATTGCCCAGCCTCCACAGGAAATTAAGCCGACAGCCAATCTGAGGTTATTGACCTTGGCTCTCCATGAGCAGCCGACCGTTGACTCGCCTTTGGAAGGTTTTTGCCATCCGCTCTGGGGACAAGGATGGCTGAGTCAAGGGATACGAGGGGTCACCCACAATGGTCGGATGGAATATGCCTATGATTATGCAGCTGGGATTGGTACGCCAGTCTATGCGATGCGATCAGGGCGAGTCATCAGTATCCAAGATAAATACCCTGATCGTGGGGGCGGCAAAGAACAAATTCATCGATTTAATCACGTCTGGTTGGAACATGATGGTGGGTACCGTTCTGCTTATGTTCACCTGCAACAAGGATTTCGCCACCGGGTGAACCTTAAAGTTGGGGATCAAGTTAAGGCCGGACAGATTATTGGCTATAGCGGTAACTCTGGCTGGAGTAGTGGGCCACATCTTCATGTAGAGGTCCATCGTGCCGAAGAACCCTTTCAGTTCACCCAAACCGTTCCCTTTGCGATTGCTAGCTCCTGTAGTCTGGGGCGTCAGGCTACAGAACTCGCAACTAAATCGCCGAC includes:
- a CDS encoding M23 family metallopeptidase — translated: MPCITLDQLLLSILSKNIWIGERLVQQGMSDQAPQQRPPSISQRNFGNQRPLVSFLTRMHQSPYLWMTSGLGLILVLLAIFHPYSPFKTHLTGTMGGADIAKDDPPIAQPPQEIKPTANLRLLTLALHEQPTVDSPLEGFCHPLWGQGWLSQGIRGVTHNGRMEYAYDYAAGIGTPVYAMRSGRVISIQDKYPDRGGGKEQIHRFNHVWLEHDGGYRSAYVHLQQGFRHRVNLKVGDQVKAGQIIGYSGNSGWSSGPHLHVEVHRAEEPFQFTQTVPFAIASSCSLGRQATELATKSPTVVDSP
- a CDS encoding diguanylate cyclase domain-containing protein codes for the protein MQAAHLSILMIDDDEQDVEIVRELLSISHDFPVDLLHCSDLVSGFELLESEIEIDLVLLDLCIAGTVGLDLFRQVNQAFPLTPVIILSGNSDEAVALKAMQEGAQDYLVKGRFTSSHLRRSIQYAVERQSLLLELDAKNRTLQSLSEQLELANQQLEELVTIDGLTQVNNRRCFDETFLSEWNRLCRENHPLSLIMCDVDHFKAFNDTYGHQAGDVCLRQVAQAIAKVAKRPADCVARYGGEEFAIILPNTDLDGAIQVAETIRSTIQELAIPHQHSSTGNNVTASLGVASQVPDENVAPSILIEAADRALYVAKQQGRDRVQTHQKDCASLESRRTLELVGRLQQALHQQKAKRRGKLRLRPGALFTSQ